The bacterium DNA segment GCTGCGGCGACGATCGAAGAGTGCTGGGACTTGGTGGAGACAGCCGAAAGGACCCAGCGTCATTGCATCATGATGGAGAACATGAGTTATCTTCCGTTTCAGCTGGTGACGCTGAATATGGCCCGGCAAGGGGCTTTCGGCACAGTGGTGCACGGGGATTGCGCTTACAATACCAGCAAGATGGCCAACAATTTCTCCAAGACCATGTATTGGGACATGTGGTGGCTCCGGCAATATGCCTCCCGCAGGGGCAACATTTATCCGACCCATGGGCTCGGGCCGGTAAGTCTGGTCATGAATATAAATCGAGGCGATAAATTTGAATTCCTCGTTTCCGTGGAGAGCAACGATTTCATGATGCAGGCTCGAGCGCGCGAGCTCGCTGAAACGGATGATTTCTTTAAACCGTTTGCAGAAAAGACCTACCGGGGCAACATGAACGTAACCACGATCCGCACAACCATGGGTCGAACCATCATGTTGCAGCATGACGCCACAGATCCGTCTCCGCACGCTTATATCCACGGGATTTACGGAACCAAGGGTTCTGCGCTTTTTGATCCGCAGCCGCCGCGGCTCGCGGTGGGCAAACACGCCTGGGTTTCTGCGGAAGAATTCAAAGAGCTGG contains these protein-coding regions:
- a CDS encoding Gfo/Idh/MocA family oxidoreductase, giving the protein RGPAYVRNMKHIQGVEIKALCDLRPEKLQSAKALLDDTPHHPDLYTGAEDWKRICERNDIDVIVLTTPFYMHAPMAVYAMNCGKHAVSEVPAAATIEECWDLVETAERTQRHCIMMENMSYLPFQLVTLNMARQGAFGTVVHGDCAYNTSKMANNFSKTMYWDMWWLRQYASRRGNIYPTHGLGPVSLVMNINRGDKFEFLVSVESNDFMMQARARELAETDDFFKPFAEKTYRGNMNVTTIRTTMGRTIMLQHDATDPSPHAYIHGIYGTKGSALFDPQPPRLAVGKHAWVSAEEFKELEEIYTAEITRRMTESAKRIGAGHAGTDLLEMWRLIDCLHNGLPLDMDVYDAAALSCIVPLSQWAVLNRSNSIDIPDFTAGAWKSNPLNMDINLQRGGNTPIIA